The genomic region AAATGCGTCATTATGACACTATTTGGCTGTGCCTGGGGGATGCTCTCCCACGCCCAGTCCACCTTCGCCAGCAAAACCATCGGGATCGGGGTGGTGGTGGCCGATATCAACCGCTCGCTGGACTTTTACGTGAATGGCATCGGCATGGTCAAAACGGGAAGTTTCACCATTACCGAAGAGTTTGGCAAACGCTCCGGCCTGACCGGTGGTGCATCGGCGGCGGTCACCATCCTCAAACTGGAAAATAGCCCGGAAGCTACCGACTGGAAGCTGATGAGCTTCGGCAGCAAAGCGGCGCACCCCAAACCCAAACACATTCAGGACGATACGGGAATGCAGTACATCACCCTCCAGGTGAAAGCCCTGCAGCCCATCATCGACCGGCTGAGCCGCATGAAGGTTCCGTTTCTGGGCAGCACGCCCACACCCCTGAACGATAAGGCCCATTTCGTGCTGGTGCAGGACCCCGACGGCACCTTTATCGAACTCATTGGCCCGCTTCAATAGACCCTGACTTCTTCTTTTTTTGCTTCATGACAACGAAAGCAATCAAACAGATTTTTCTGACCATTGGGCTACTGCTGGGCTACGGGGCCGCGGTTGCGCAAACCGCCGGGAGCCCGGTCGCACCGAACCCCATTATCTACGCCGATGTGCCCGACATGGCCATGATTCGGGTGGGCGATACGTACTACATGAGCAGCACCACCATGCACCTGAGTCCGGGGCTGCCGATTATGAAGTCGAAAGACCTGGTCAACTGGCAGTTGGTGGGGTATGCCTACGACACGCTGACGACCGTGGACGCCATGAGCCTGCGCAACGGCAAGAGC from Tellurirhabdus rosea harbors:
- a CDS encoding VOC family protein; this translates as MTLFGCAWGMLSHAQSTFASKTIGIGVVVADINRSLDFYVNGIGMVKTGSFTITEEFGKRSGLTGGASAAVTILKLENSPEATDWKLMSFGSKAAHPKPKHIQDDTGMQYITLQVKALQPIIDRLSRMKVPFLGSTPTPLNDKAHFVLVQDPDGTFIELIGPLQ